From Neobacillus sp. PS2-9, the proteins below share one genomic window:
- a CDS encoding acetaldehyde dehydrogenase (acetylating), with the protein MEKIKAAIIGSGNIGTDLMYKLERSDWIELTAMIGIDPESDGLKRAQDRGLRVFSNGIQALVDSPDLADIVFDATSAKTHVRHAKVLKELGKLTIDLTPAARGPFVCPAVNIDSNLNESNVNMITCGGQATIPIVYAINRVADVTYAEIIATISSKSAGPGTRANIDEFTITTRRGIEEVGGADQGKAIIILNPAEPPVIMRDTVFCEVKHLEKDNILQSINEMIDTVRQYVPGYRLKQEPLFDGNKVTVFLEVEGAGDYFPKYAGNLDIMTAAATKVAEDFARVQLEQKTVGTATLD; encoded by the coding sequence ATGGAAAAAATAAAAGCGGCAATTATTGGTTCTGGTAACATTGGTACGGATCTTATGTATAAGCTTGAAAGAAGTGATTGGATAGAATTAACGGCCATGATTGGGATTGACCCAGAATCGGATGGCTTGAAACGAGCACAGGACCGAGGACTTCGAGTCTTTTCAAATGGAATTCAGGCATTAGTAGATTCGCCTGATCTTGCAGATATCGTTTTTGATGCTACTTCTGCAAAAACACATGTTAGACATGCAAAAGTATTAAAAGAACTAGGGAAACTAACTATTGACCTTACGCCTGCTGCTAGAGGTCCATTTGTATGCCCTGCTGTAAATATTGATAGTAATTTAAATGAATCAAATGTAAATATGATAACATGTGGCGGTCAAGCGACAATTCCGATCGTTTATGCTATTAATCGCGTTGCAGATGTAACATATGCAGAAATCATTGCGACCATTTCCAGCAAGAGCGCAGGACCAGGAACTAGGGCAAATATTGATGAGTTTACCATAACTACACGAAGAGGGATTGAAGAGGTTGGCGGAGCTGATCAAGGGAAAGCAATTATTATCTTAAATCCAGCTGAACCGCCTGTAATTATGCGAGATACCGTTTTTTGCGAAGTGAAACATTTGGAAAAGGACAACATTCTGCAATCTATTAATGAAATGATAGACACTGTAAGGCAATATGTCCCTGGTTATCGATTAAAACAAGAGCCATTATTTGATGGAAATAAAGTGACCGTTTTCTTAGAAGTGGAAGGTGCGGGAGATTATTTTCCGAAATACGCAGGCAATTTAGACATCATGACAGCTGCGGCGACAAAAGTAGCTGAAGATTTTGCACGTGTCCAATTGGAACAAAAAACAGTTGGAACTGCTACATTGGATTAA
- a CDS encoding fumarylacetoacetate hydrolase family protein, whose amino-acid sequence MKILVESIAHELLDAENHQYSVAPLTQRYSELNVNDAYHIQLEVIDRKIKEGQEVIGKKVGLTSAAMQQMLGVNEPDYGHLLNDMKIADGETVKIAEFISPKVEAEIGFILEHDLVGPNVNYLDVLMATKYVVPTIEIIDSRITDWKINLVDTVADNGSSARVVVGTKLTTIEGLDLRTQGMVLYKNEELVATGSGTAALGHPAQAVAWLANKLHEFGIHLKAGELILPGALSGAIAVNAGDTITAKFGPLGTVSVTFE is encoded by the coding sequence TTGAAAATTTTAGTAGAATCGATCGCTCATGAATTACTTGATGCAGAAAATCATCAATATTCAGTAGCTCCCTTAACACAACGCTATTCTGAGTTGAATGTGAATGATGCTTATCATATTCAGCTCGAAGTGATTGATAGAAAGATAAAAGAAGGGCAAGAGGTTATTGGAAAGAAGGTAGGGCTTACAAGTGCAGCGATGCAGCAAATGCTGGGTGTGAATGAACCAGATTATGGCCATCTATTAAATGATATGAAAATAGCAGATGGTGAAACGGTGAAAATAGCTGAATTCATAAGTCCTAAGGTGGAAGCAGAAATTGGTTTTATTCTAGAACACGACTTAGTAGGACCAAATGTAAATTATCTCGATGTATTAATGGCTACAAAATATGTGGTGCCTACTATAGAAATTATTGATAGTAGAATAACAGATTGGAAAATTAATTTGGTTGATACAGTGGCAGACAATGGATCATCAGCAAGGGTTGTCGTCGGAACTAAGCTAACCACGATTGAAGGCCTGGATTTACGAACGCAAGGAATGGTTCTTTATAAAAATGAAGAGCTTGTGGCTACCGGATCCGGAACAGCTGCGCTTGGCCATCCAGCACAAGCAGTGGCCTGGTTAGCAAATAAATTGCATGAATTTGGTATTCACCTAAAAGCAGGTGAGCTCATTCTTCCTGGAGCACTTTCTGGTGCCATTGCAGTAAACGCTGGCGATACGATTACCGCAAAATTCGGCCCATTAGGAACAGTTTCTGTCACATTTGAGTAG
- a CDS encoding aldehyde dehydrogenase: MMSKLLEKQLQINDAKLFINGEYVNAISGETFDTINPATNQKLASVASASEQDVERAIQVAQRTYESGIWSQMPVEERAKILCRMSDLVMERVDELALIETLDVGKPIKESRDFDIPRAASNLRFFAEMAKYIHHEHYEQSKHMSYTKYAPAGVTSLIIPWNLPFMQMTWKASAALAAGNTVIVKPASYTPLSAVMLGEIANEAGLPPGVLNILTGPGGTVGTAMTTHPNVRRISFVGESSTGKTVMRNAASQLIPVSLELGGKSANIVFEDADLDEAVAGSIEAIFRNQGEICLAGSRLLVQETVYDKFLEKFVAAVKKIRVGDPLDESTDMGAVISKSHLETVDDYVQIGIAEGAKLAIGGKRVDGLTQGNFYEPTVLYDVNNKMRVAQEEIFGPVLVVIPFKTEEEAIQIANDSIYGLAGVVWSNDLRRAHRVAAQINSGLFWINCWYYRDLRTPFGGSKASGIGREGGRHSFEFYTEAKTITMKL, encoded by the coding sequence ATGATGAGTAAATTGCTTGAAAAACAACTACAAATTAATGACGCAAAGCTGTTTATTAATGGGGAATACGTTAATGCTATTTCAGGAGAAACCTTTGACACTATTAATCCAGCAACCAATCAAAAGTTAGCTTCAGTCGCAAGTGCAAGTGAACAGGATGTAGAAAGAGCTATACAAGTTGCACAACGAACTTATGAAAGTGGTATTTGGAGCCAAATGCCAGTTGAGGAGCGAGCGAAAATTCTCTGCCGTATGTCTGACCTAGTGATGGAACGTGTAGATGAACTAGCATTAATCGAAACCTTAGACGTGGGCAAACCAATTAAAGAAAGCAGAGATTTTGATATTCCTAGAGCAGCATCCAATTTACGATTTTTCGCTGAAATGGCTAAATATATCCATCATGAGCATTATGAACAATCCAAGCATATGAGCTATACAAAATATGCTCCTGCAGGTGTAACAAGTTTAATCATTCCTTGGAATTTACCTTTTATGCAAATGACATGGAAAGCTTCTGCTGCCTTAGCTGCAGGAAATACGGTAATTGTAAAGCCGGCATCCTATACTCCCCTTAGTGCAGTCATGTTAGGTGAAATTGCCAATGAAGCAGGATTACCGCCAGGAGTGTTGAATATACTTACAGGACCAGGTGGAACAGTAGGTACCGCAATGACTACTCATCCTAACGTTCGTCGAATTTCCTTTGTTGGGGAAAGCTCAACTGGTAAAACCGTTATGAGAAATGCAGCCTCACAGTTAATCCCCGTATCATTAGAATTAGGTGGAAAATCGGCCAATATTGTATTTGAAGATGCAGATTTAGACGAAGCGGTTGCGGGCTCGATTGAGGCGATTTTTAGAAATCAAGGAGAAATTTGTTTAGCAGGTTCACGATTGTTAGTGCAGGAAACCGTTTATGATAAATTTCTCGAAAAATTTGTAGCAGCCGTTAAGAAAATCAGAGTAGGTGACCCATTGGATGAGAGTACTGATATGGGTGCGGTTATATCCAAAAGCCATTTAGAAACTGTTGACGATTATGTGCAAATTGGAATTGCAGAAGGTGCAAAGCTTGCAATTGGCGGCAAGCGAGTAGATGGATTAACACAGGGGAATTTTTACGAGCCGACGGTACTCTATGATGTAAATAATAAAATGAGAGTAGCTCAGGAAGAAATTTTCGGCCCAGTTTTAGTAGTCATTCCGTTTAAAACGGAAGAAGAGGCTATTCAAATAGCTAATGATTCTATCTACGGCCTAGCGGGCGTCGTTTGGTCAAATGATTTAAGACGTGCCCATCGTGTAGCTGCCCAAATTAATTCAGGCTTGTTCTGGATCAATTGTTGGTACTATCGGGATTTAAGAACTCCATTTGGAGGTTCAAAGGCTAGCGGGATTGGCAGGGAAGGCGGCCGCCACAGCTTTGAATTTTATACAGAGGCCAAGACCATAACAATGAAATTATAA